One genomic window of Augochlora pura isolate Apur16 chromosome 5, APUR_v2.2.1, whole genome shotgun sequence includes the following:
- the Atg18a gene encoding autophagy-related 18a isoform X1: MQNLARNVDVLTQGLKYSISGLMNLANQTTDPQSGVFFVNFNQDCTSLAVGSKAGYKLFSLNSVDHLEKIYENDTMGTGIIERLFSSSLVAMVSLSSPRKLIVCHFKKGTEICNYSYSNTILAVKLNRLRLVVCLEESLYIHNIRDMKVLHTIRDTPRNLAGLCTLSINSDNCYLAYPGSNTIGEVQIFDTINLQAKNMIPAHDSPLAALAFCPNGTKVATASERGTVIRVFQVHDGTKLFEFRRGVKRCVSISSLAFSMDSMFLCCSSNTETVHIFKLEEPKEALRQTTEESQSWMGYLSKAVSASANYLPSQVTDVFNQGRAFASVHLPFQGLRNVCAITEIHKVLRLLVASEDGYLYVYNLDAAEGGDCTLLKQHRLDGRQDEVDCASVSTTGLGSGETPAATTARIVQNAACINSYASVVRGRSPDSMSDSEKYHEMIAATESPPGYSGSFRLKDDAEFPPVTQRMDTLY, from the exons ATGCAAAATCTCGCGCGTAACGTGGATGTATTGACACAAGGattaaaatacagtatatCAGGACTAATGAACCTCGCAAATCAAACTACTGATCCTCAAAGTGGTGTTTTCTTTGTTAACTTCAATCAGGATTGTAC aTCGTTAGCTGTAGGATCAAAAGCAGGTTACAAACTTTTCTCTTTGAATTCTGTGGACCATCTggaaaaaatatacgaaaatg ATACCATGGGCACAGGCATTATTGAACGACTATTTAGCAGTAGCCTTGTGGCAATGGTTAGTTTATCATCACCTCGTAAACTCATAGTTTGTCATTTCAAAAAAGGGACTGAAATTTGCAACTACAGTTATTCAAACACCATCTTGGCTGTGAAGCTCAATAGACTA AGATTAGTAGTATGTCTGGAAGAGtcattatatatacataatataaggGATATGAAGGTGCTACATACAATTCGAGACACTCCACGGAATTTAGCAGGTCTATGTACACTATCAATAAATAgtgataattgttatttagccTATCCTGGCTCAAACACAATTGGAGAAGTTCAAATATTTGACACAATTAATCTt CAAGCTAAAAACATGATTCCTGCACATGACAGTCCATTAGCAGCACTTGCATTTTGCCCTAACGGTACCAAAGTAGCTACTGCTTCCGAGAGGGGTACTGTAATTAGAGTTTTTCaa GTTCATGATGGTACAAAACTATTTGAGTTTCGTCGTGGAGTTAAAAGATGCGTGTCTATAAGCAGTCTTGCGTTTAGTATGGATTCTATGTTTCTCTGCTGCTCAAGTAATACAGAAACAGTGCATATTTTCAAGTTGGAAGAACCAAAGGAAGC ACTGAGACAAACTACAGAAGAGTCACAATCTTGGATGGGATATTTATCAAAGGCTGTATCAGCGTCAGCTAATTATTTACCCTCGCAAGTTACTGACGTTTTTAATCAAGGACGTGCCTTTGCAAGTGTCCATTTGCCATTTCAAGGGTTGAGGAATGTATGTGCCATCACAGA AATACATAAAGTACTTAGGTTGTTGGTGGCCAGCGAAGACGGATATTTATATGTGTACAATCTCGATGCTGCTGAAGGTGGAGATTGTACACTCCTCAAGCAGCATAG attagATGGCAGACAAGATGAGGTAGATTGCGCTAGCGTATCTACAACAGGATTAGGATCGGGTGAAACTCCTGCAGCAACTACTGCACGAATAGTACAAAACGCAG CCTGCATAAATAGCTACGCGAGTGTGGTACGCGGACGTTCGCCAGACTCCATGTCAG attcAGAAAAGTATCACGAGATGATAGCAGCAACAGAGAGTCCGCCAGGATATTCCGGGTCGTTTCGATTGAAAGATGATGCAGAATTTCCACCTGTTACACAAAGGATGGATACATTGTACTAA
- the Atg18a gene encoding autophagy-related 18a isoform X2 translates to MQNLARNVDVLTQGLKYSISGLMNLANQTTDPQSGVFFVNFNQDCTSLAVGSKAGYKLFSLNSVDHLEKIYENDTMGTGIIERLFSSSLVAMVSLSSPRKLIVCHFKKGTEICNYSYSNTILAVKLNRLRLVVCLEESLYIHNIRDMKVLHTIRDTPRNLAGLCTLSINSDNCYLAYPGSNTIGEVQIFDTINLQAKNMIPAHDSPLAALAFCPNGTKVATASERGTVIRVFQVHDGTKLFEFRRGVKRCVSISSLAFSMDSMFLCCSSNTETVHIFKLEEPKEALRQTTEESQSWMGYLSKAVSASANYLPSQVTDVFNQGRAFASVHLPFQGLRNVCAITEIHKVLRLLVASEDGYLYVYNLDAAEGGDCTLLKQHRLDGRQDEVDCASVSTTGLGSGETPAATTARIVQNADSEKYHEMIAATESPPGYSGSFRLKDDAEFPPVTQRMDTLY, encoded by the exons ATGCAAAATCTCGCGCGTAACGTGGATGTATTGACACAAGGattaaaatacagtatatCAGGACTAATGAACCTCGCAAATCAAACTACTGATCCTCAAAGTGGTGTTTTCTTTGTTAACTTCAATCAGGATTGTAC aTCGTTAGCTGTAGGATCAAAAGCAGGTTACAAACTTTTCTCTTTGAATTCTGTGGACCATCTggaaaaaatatacgaaaatg ATACCATGGGCACAGGCATTATTGAACGACTATTTAGCAGTAGCCTTGTGGCAATGGTTAGTTTATCATCACCTCGTAAACTCATAGTTTGTCATTTCAAAAAAGGGACTGAAATTTGCAACTACAGTTATTCAAACACCATCTTGGCTGTGAAGCTCAATAGACTA AGATTAGTAGTATGTCTGGAAGAGtcattatatatacataatataaggGATATGAAGGTGCTACATACAATTCGAGACACTCCACGGAATTTAGCAGGTCTATGTACACTATCAATAAATAgtgataattgttatttagccTATCCTGGCTCAAACACAATTGGAGAAGTTCAAATATTTGACACAATTAATCTt CAAGCTAAAAACATGATTCCTGCACATGACAGTCCATTAGCAGCACTTGCATTTTGCCCTAACGGTACCAAAGTAGCTACTGCTTCCGAGAGGGGTACTGTAATTAGAGTTTTTCaa GTTCATGATGGTACAAAACTATTTGAGTTTCGTCGTGGAGTTAAAAGATGCGTGTCTATAAGCAGTCTTGCGTTTAGTATGGATTCTATGTTTCTCTGCTGCTCAAGTAATACAGAAACAGTGCATATTTTCAAGTTGGAAGAACCAAAGGAAGC ACTGAGACAAACTACAGAAGAGTCACAATCTTGGATGGGATATTTATCAAAGGCTGTATCAGCGTCAGCTAATTATTTACCCTCGCAAGTTACTGACGTTTTTAATCAAGGACGTGCCTTTGCAAGTGTCCATTTGCCATTTCAAGGGTTGAGGAATGTATGTGCCATCACAGA AATACATAAAGTACTTAGGTTGTTGGTGGCCAGCGAAGACGGATATTTATATGTGTACAATCTCGATGCTGCTGAAGGTGGAGATTGTACACTCCTCAAGCAGCATAG attagATGGCAGACAAGATGAGGTAGATTGCGCTAGCGTATCTACAACAGGATTAGGATCGGGTGAAACTCCTGCAGCAACTACTGCACGAATAGTACAAAACGCAG attcAGAAAAGTATCACGAGATGATAGCAGCAACAGAGAGTCCGCCAGGATATTCCGGGTCGTTTCGATTGAAAGATGATGCAGAATTTCCACCTGTTACACAAAGGATGGATACATTGTACTAA
- the Firl gene encoding firelighter, with amino-acid sequence MSSIANVFQLSHVRLLYKLFVLSAKIGAAIINASIKGIISLGSKNLLGETVLITGAGHGIGRELAIQLGSLGCIVVCWDIDFKANQSTIRAVSKNGGEVYGFLVDVSNRLEVYETVKMMKKQKIPDVSILINNAAVLYHSRFLNQDQDLIEKTFNVNVLSQFWTIQAILPSMIRNQKGHIVASCSMCGMYGVSEKVTYCSSKFAVRGLMEALQEELRLEPKTTDIQFTTIYPFYVNTGLARDPKYRFPYIFGVVSAEYAAQEMIKAIRRNYTEYAIPRCLLTLNAINRILPDSAMRLILDFLANMEQKQYKTL; translated from the exons ATGTCAAGTATTGCGAATGTATTTCAACTCAGTCATGTACGATTATTGTACAAGCTATTTGTTCTGTCGGCGAAAATCGGTGCAGCTATAATAAACGCATCGATTAAAGGAATTATATCGCTTGGTTCGAAGAACTTATTAGGAGAAACCGTTCTG ATTACTGGAGCTGGGCACGGAATTGGTCGTGAATTAGCCATTCAATTAGGATCCCTTGGATGTATAGTCGTTTGCTGGGATATCGACTTCAAGGCGAATCAATCAACGATAAGAGCTGTGTCCAAAAATGGAGGAGAA GTGTACGGCTTTCTCGTGGATGTGTCGAACAGGCTAGAGGTCTATGAAActgtaaaaatgatgaaaaagCAGAAGATACCGGATGTCTCgatcttaattaataatgctgCAGTGCTGTATCACAGCCGGTTCTTGAATCAAGATCAAGACCTCAtagaaaaaacatttaatgtcAACGTCCTCTCGCAATTCTGG acAATCCAAGCAATCCTTCCGAGCATGATACGGAACCAAAAGGGGCACATAGTAGCCTCGTGTAGCATGTGCGGCATGTACGGCGTGTCCGAGAAAGTGACGTACTGTTCTTCAAAGTTCGCAGTCCGAG GATTAATGGAAGCGCTTCAAGAAGAACTGCGGTTGGAGCCGAAGACCACTGATATACAATTTACGACCATTTACCCATTTTATGTGAACACCGGATTAGCCAGAGACCCGAAATATAG GTTCCCTTACATATTCGGCGTTGTGTCAGCAGAATACGCAGCccaagaaatgattaaagcaataagaagaaattataccGAATACGCGATACCGCGATGCCTCCTCACTCTGAACGCAATCAACAG AATTCTACCTGACAGCGCAATGAGGCTGATTCTCGATTTCCTCGCGAACATGGAACAAAAACAGTACAAAACCTTGTGA
- the LOC144470124 gene encoding short-chain dehydrogenase/reductase family 16C member 6: MFVENCEVPVTNSRFGSPSSTVWLILAIEFLIGGLVSGLLAILKFVKSLLPKPPRDLTGDVVLVAGAATTLGKSLAEEFAKSGCSVICMDQDAEAIERIASSLNARYPIVEEVKPSHRKDASSGLRTEQTAYQCDLLNRDDIRRVAEKIKDEIGRVDILVTCVGSLDEDIFDTASKTLMSHFWTVLAFLPLILYRERGHIVGVTPVASSRDAYYGSKAAISSLMESLCQELSNRSSQLTFLAFSPIVRCGTPEESGKGVAADIVQAVRTDRNTLNTDWTSTLLYRMSCAAYHCIATFTEWVHSQGAD, from the exons ATGTTTGTCGAAAACTGCGAGGTTCCAGTGACGAATTCGAGATTTGGCAGTCCTTCGTCGACAGTTTGGTTGATTCTCGCTATTGAATTTCTGATCGGTGGACTTGTATCCGGCCTCTTGGCAATTCTCAAGTTCGTGAAATCGTTGCTGCCTAAACCACCAAGAGATTTAACTGGCGACGTGGTCTTG GTAGCTGGTGCTGCTACGACCCTCGGCAAATCTCTCGCAGAGGAGTTTGCTAAAAGCGGATGTTCCGTCATCTGCATGGACCAGGATGCGGAGGCGATCGAAAGGATAGCCAGCAGCCTGAACGCACGCTACCCTATTGTGGAGGAAGTGAAGCCATCGCATAGGAAAGATGCCTCGTCAGGACTGAGAACAGAGCAAACCGCATACCAATGCGATCTTCTAAACAGAGATGACATACGGAGAGTAGCCGAGAAGATTAAAGATGAGATTGGTAGAGTCGACATTCTTGTGACTTGTGTAGGCAGTCTGGATGAAGATATTTTCGACACGGCCAGCAAAACATTAATGAGCCATTTTTGG ACGGTTTTAGCGTTCCtgccattaatattatatcgtgAACGTGGCCACATTGTCGGCGTGACGCCGGTTGCATCGAGTCGCGATGCATACTACGGTTCAAAAGCAGCGATAAGCA GTCTCATGGAGAGTTTGTGCCAAGAGTTGAGCAACCGTAGCAGCCAGCTGACGTTTCTGGCGTTCTCGCCAATCGTGAGATGCGG CACGCCAGAAGAAAGCGGGAAAGGGGTGGCTGCGGACATCGTTCAGGCAGTGCGGACCGATCGGAATACATTGAACACCGACTGGACGTCTACGCTCTTGTATCGGATGAG TTGCGCAGCATATCACTGCATAGCGACGTTTACGGAATGGGTTCATTCGCAAGGAGCCGATTAG
- the LOC144470126 gene encoding uncharacterized protein LOC144470126: MFRAISYILWRNEDEHRHLRTMVVQHIKDNWYEYGPFVMAEWNISDRQAYCDYMSIVGTFASELECTVATKINYMNLSIYREIRDRYQLKRVFHNHVSSYYQTARLLFTGNSDSGHYDVLVPD; the protein is encoded by the exons ATGTTTCGAGCGATCAGTTACATTCTATGGCGAAACGAAGATGAACACCGACACCTCCGTACAATG GTCGTGCAACACATCAAGGATAATTGGTACGAGTATGGACCTTTCGTGATGGCCGAATGGAACATATCGGACCGACAGGCCTACTGCGACTATATGAGCATAGTAGGCACATTTGCCAGCGAGTTGGAGTGCACAGTGGccactaaaattaattacatgaaCTTGTCGATTTATCGAGAAATCCGAGATAGATATCAACTAAAGCGGGTGTTCCACAACCATGTGAGCTCTTATTATCAAACCGCAAGGCTCCTGTTCACCGGAAACTCGGACAGCGGCCATTACGATGTTCTGGTACCCGACTGA
- the Nkain gene encoding sodium/potassium-transporting ATPase subunit beta-1-interacting protein isoform X4: protein MGICNRRHFLLTICVLQLITTVERQVFDFLGFMWAPILINFFNIIFVILGFFGAFQCRPKYIISYCIWNTIWLGWNIFMICFYLDVGILDKNSDILNLGTGSFSWWHVNGPGCKAIYDVTEPELFRPARPSNVTDCVLDYEVVEILHASTQCILGFIAVVGGICLSKIFLEEDDSFDFVGGDDFGLAGHTPLHPITN, encoded by the exons ATGGGAATTTGTAATCGAAGGCACTTCCTGCTGACAATATGTGTCTTACAACTC ATTACTACTGTGGAGCGCCAGGTTTTCGACTTTCTAGGCTTTATGTGGGCAccaattttgattaatttcttcaatattatatttgtgatCTTGGGTTTTTTTGGGGCCTTCCAATGCAGACCTAAATATATCATATCT TATTGTATATGGAATACTATATGGTTGGGatggaatatatttatgatatgcTTTTACCTCGACGTGGGCATACTGGACAAA aatagcgatattttaaatctGGGAACAGGAAGCTTCTCATGGTGGCATGTTAATGGACCAGGTTGCAAAGCCATTTATGATGTTACAGAACCTGAATTATTTAGACCTGCGAGGCCTAGCAATGTAACAGACTGTGTATTAGATTATGAAGTAGTTGAAATTTTACATGCGTCAACACAATGTATCTTAGGT tttatTGCAGTCGTGGGTGGTATTTGCCTCAGTAAAATTTTCCTGGAAGAAGATGATAGCT TTGACTTTGTGGGAGGTGATGACTTCGGGTTGGCAGGCCACACACCGTTACATCCTAT